A genomic segment from Ramlibacter agri encodes:
- a CDS encoding NRAMP family divalent metal transporter — protein sequence MDASTTAPPPARNWIGPGLVTGASDDDPSGIATYAQAGALFGTGMLWVMLFTFPLMSVVQIASAQVGRVTGRGLAANLAKLMPRWLLVPLLLLLFLVNAINIGADLAAMGEAAVLLFPGEKAVYALGFGVLSLLLQVFVPYSRYVNWLKWLTISLFAYVATAFSLHVPWGEVLRATLLPHLSPTRDFCSMLVAVLGTTISPYLFFWQSAQEVEEQRAAPDEQPVKCAPEQARKQLGDMRADTLLGMGASNTVGFFIILTSGLALAPHGIRHIDTAAQAAQALQPFAGHWAFLLFTLGIVGTGLLAIPVLAGSAGYALAECFAWRRGLERTAAAAPRFYGTIALASVIGICIALSHINPMHALVVTAILNGLVSVPVLAALMLLATNKALMGDFTIGRAMRVLGWATTVLMGLAAAGLLWTA from the coding sequence ATGGACGCCAGCACCACCGCCCCGCCGCCGGCCCGCAACTGGATCGGCCCCGGCCTGGTCACTGGCGCGTCCGACGACGACCCCAGCGGCATCGCGACCTATGCGCAGGCCGGCGCGCTGTTCGGCACCGGCATGCTGTGGGTGATGCTGTTCACCTTCCCGCTGATGTCCGTGGTGCAGATCGCCAGCGCGCAGGTGGGCCGCGTCACCGGCCGCGGCCTCGCCGCCAACCTGGCCAAGCTGATGCCGCGCTGGCTGCTGGTGCCGCTGCTGCTGCTGCTGTTCCTGGTCAATGCCATCAACATCGGCGCCGACCTGGCCGCCATGGGCGAGGCCGCGGTGCTGCTGTTCCCCGGCGAGAAGGCCGTCTACGCGCTGGGCTTCGGCGTGCTGTCGCTGCTGCTGCAGGTGTTCGTGCCCTACTCGCGCTACGTCAACTGGCTGAAGTGGCTGACCATCTCCCTGTTCGCCTATGTGGCCACGGCCTTCAGCCTGCACGTGCCCTGGGGCGAGGTGCTGCGCGCCACGCTGCTGCCGCACCTGAGCCCGACGCGCGATTTCTGCAGCATGCTGGTCGCGGTGCTGGGCACCACCATCAGCCCCTATCTCTTCTTCTGGCAATCGGCACAGGAAGTCGAAGAGCAGCGCGCCGCGCCCGACGAACAGCCGGTGAAGTGCGCGCCGGAGCAGGCGCGCAAGCAGCTGGGCGACATGCGGGCCGACACCTTGCTGGGCATGGGCGCCTCCAACACCGTCGGCTTCTTCATCATCCTCACCTCCGGGCTGGCGCTGGCGCCGCACGGCATCCGCCACATCGACACCGCGGCGCAGGCCGCGCAGGCGCTGCAGCCCTTCGCCGGCCACTGGGCTTTCCTGCTGTTCACGCTGGGCATCGTCGGCACCGGCCTGCTGGCGATCCCGGTGCTGGCGGGCAGCGCGGGCTACGCGCTGGCGGAGTGCTTCGCCTGGCGCCGCGGCCTGGAGCGCACGGCCGCGGCGGCACCACGCTTCTACGGCACGATCGCGCTGGCCTCGGTGATCGGCATCTGCATCGCCCTGTCGCACATCAACCCGATGCACGCCCTGGTGGTCACCGCCATCCTGAACGGGCTGGTCTCGGTGCCCGTGCTCGCCGCGCTGATGCTGCTGGCGACGAACAAGGCGCTGATGGGCGATTTCACCATCGGCCGTGCCATGCGCGTCCTGGGCTGGGCCACGACCGTCCTCATGGGCCTGGCGGCTGCCGGCCTGCTGTGGACGGCCTGA
- a CDS encoding M20 aminoacylase family protein: MSSAAYTRVDQLLPYEQELVAIRRHLHQHPELAFAEHGTSDFVAGKLQEWGYEVTRGIAGTGLVGTLKLGDGPRRLGLRADMDALPIQEATGAGHASLTPGRMHACGHDGHMTMLLGAARYLARRRSFSGTLNLVFQPAEERGFGSGGKVMVEAGLFERFPCDAVYAMHNHPGAPQGRFLMRSGPFTAAGDRVFVKIFGVGGHAARPHLSVDPLVAAAAIVMSLQTVVARNVDPAESAVVTVGRLRAGDALNVIPSEADLGISVRSYSPQVRALLKERITALINGIAEAHGTRAEIDYIEGYPVLVNAPEAVALAAEVARDLVGDEAVDVDFPASMGSEDFAYMLQRCPGALVRIGNGPADGGRGLHNARYDFNDSNLPYGAAFWSQLAERFLR; the protein is encoded by the coding sequence ATGAGTTCCGCCGCCTACACCCGCGTCGACCAGCTGCTGCCCTACGAGCAGGAGCTGGTAGCCATCCGCCGCCACCTGCACCAGCATCCCGAGCTTGCCTTCGCCGAGCACGGCACTTCGGACTTCGTGGCCGGCAAGCTGCAGGAGTGGGGCTACGAGGTCACGCGCGGCATCGCCGGCACGGGCCTCGTCGGCACCTTGAAGCTGGGCGACGGCCCGCGCCGGCTGGGCCTGCGCGCCGACATGGACGCGCTTCCCATCCAGGAGGCCACGGGCGCCGGGCACGCCAGCCTCACGCCGGGCCGTATGCACGCCTGCGGCCACGACGGCCACATGACCATGCTGCTCGGCGCGGCCCGCTACCTGGCGCGCCGTCGCAGCTTCTCCGGGACCTTGAACCTGGTCTTCCAGCCTGCGGAGGAGCGCGGCTTCGGCAGCGGCGGCAAGGTGATGGTGGAGGCCGGCCTGTTCGAGCGCTTTCCCTGCGATGCGGTCTATGCCATGCACAACCACCCGGGCGCACCGCAAGGGCGCTTCCTGATGCGCAGCGGCCCCTTCACGGCGGCCGGCGACCGGGTCTTCGTCAAGATCTTCGGCGTGGGCGGCCATGCGGCGCGCCCGCACCTGTCCGTGGATCCGTTGGTGGCCGCGGCCGCCATCGTGATGAGCCTGCAGACCGTGGTGGCGCGCAACGTGGACCCGGCGGAGTCGGCGGTGGTCACGGTCGGCCGCCTGCGGGCCGGCGACGCGCTGAACGTGATCCCGTCCGAGGCCGACCTCGGTATCAGCGTGCGCTCTTATTCACCGCAAGTGCGCGCGCTGCTCAAGGAACGCATCACCGCGCTCATCAACGGCATCGCCGAGGCCCACGGCACGCGCGCGGAAATCGACTACATCGAAGGTTATCCCGTGCTGGTCAACGCGCCCGAAGCGGTGGCGCTCGCAGCCGAAGTGGCACGGGACCTGGTGGGCGACGAAGCGGTCGACGTGGACTTCCCGGCCTCCATGGGCAGCGAAGACTTCGCCTATATGTTGCAGCGCTGCCCCGGCGCGCTCGTGCGCATCGGCAACGGACCCGCCGACGGCGGCCGCGGGCTGCACAACGCGCGCTACGACTTCAACGACAGCAACCTGCCTTACGGCGCAGCTTTCTGGAGCCAGCTGGCTGAACGTTTCCTTCGTTGA
- a CDS encoding response regulator, with translation MQSIKVILADDHDLVRTGIKAVLLAIPGVEVVGEARDGEQLLALLERVRPDVVVTDISMPGIDGISAIARIHQRHPELPVLMLSMYETPDFIRRAVAAGARGYVPKGASAQELEQALRSVVSSGSYFSRAVTQQLLKPAETPPTELLTDRQLEILRMMAQGKSSKEIGFDLGLSSKTVDAHRARIMGRLGIGDLASLTLYAVRKGLVAL, from the coding sequence ATGCAATCCATCAAGGTCATCCTCGCCGATGACCACGACCTGGTCCGCACCGGCATCAAGGCCGTGCTGCTCGCCATTCCGGGCGTCGAGGTGGTCGGGGAGGCACGCGATGGCGAACAGCTTCTGGCCTTGCTCGAGCGCGTGCGACCCGACGTCGTGGTCACCGACATTTCCATGCCGGGCATCGACGGCATCAGCGCCATTGCGCGCATCCACCAGCGGCATCCCGAGCTGCCGGTGCTCATGCTGTCGATGTACGAGACGCCGGACTTCATCCGGCGCGCCGTTGCTGCCGGGGCGCGCGGCTACGTGCCCAAGGGCGCGTCGGCGCAGGAACTGGAGCAGGCGCTGCGCTCCGTGGTCAGCTCCGGCTCCTATTTCAGCCGTGCCGTCACCCAGCAGCTGCTGAAGCCGGCGGAGACGCCGCCCACCGAGCTGCTGACCGATCGGCAGCTGGAGATCCTGCGGATGATGGCGCAAGGCAAGTCGTCCAAGGAGATCGGCTTCGACCTGGGCCTGAGCTCCAAGACGGTGGACGCGCACCGCGCCCGCATCATGGGCCGGCTGGGCATCGGCGACCTCGCCAGCCTCACGCTGTACGCCGTGCGCAAGGGCCTGGTCGCGCTCTGA
- a CDS encoding chemotaxis protein CheA: MTSVIAELGEFYQVFFEEAADNLDNFERLLVELDPAAPEEEALHAIFRCAHSVKGGAATFGFDDVAALTHAMETLLDRLRRHEQGCTAAMVDTLLQAGDLLRSMLACRQDGGQAPDAAPLLARLSAHIAAPAAAAAPAAATQFLAAAVPGAQRDLEVLVSDGTPVLASDLLELFGEVTGAGTLAAAEAREGQPATTLRFRLLTTSSDAEVLDLCSFHAQREQVQIAPWPQAQTVDPVPPNQAAPAAPRRGGASAETLRVSVEKVDQLINLMGELVITQAMLAQRAGRLERAARQQLGTGLNDLERTTRHLQESVMAIRMIPMSDVFHRFPRMLRDLAARLDKVVELRTIGESTELDKGMIEKITDPLTHLVRNSVDHGIELPADRMAAGKPPHGTLTLSARHEGGCILIEVQDDGRGLDRERILAKARRNGMLVPDTASDAEVWNLIFAPGFSTAETVTEVSGRGVGMDVVRRNILALGGTVELDSKTGHGTTVRVRLPLTLAIMDGISVSVAGELYLLPLASVIESFQAQPGAIHTMPPAQRVVKVRGEFLPVISLADAVGAGAPESAATPMLVLVQADGRRIALEVGALVGQQQVVVKNLEANCGRVNGISGATILGDGSVALIVDVAALVRGTPPASSSAAGGRQDGIAPAPAAGPETACST, translated from the coding sequence TTGACTTCCGTGATCGCCGAACTGGGCGAGTTCTACCAGGTCTTCTTCGAGGAGGCCGCGGACAACCTGGACAACTTCGAGCGCCTGCTGGTGGAGCTCGACCCTGCCGCTCCGGAGGAAGAAGCGCTGCACGCCATCTTCCGTTGTGCCCATTCCGTGAAGGGTGGCGCCGCCACCTTCGGCTTCGACGACGTGGCGGCGCTGACGCACGCGATGGAGACCTTGCTGGACCGGCTGCGCCGGCACGAGCAGGGCTGCACCGCAGCGATGGTCGACACGCTGCTGCAAGCCGGCGACCTGCTGCGTTCCATGCTGGCTTGCCGGCAGGACGGCGGCCAGGCGCCCGATGCCGCGCCGCTGCTCGCGCGCCTGTCCGCCCACATCGCCGCGCCGGCCGCGGCTGCCGCGCCAGCGGCCGCAACGCAATTCCTGGCCGCCGCCGTGCCTGGCGCGCAGCGCGACCTGGAGGTCCTGGTGAGCGACGGCACGCCCGTGCTGGCCAGCGACCTGCTGGAGCTGTTCGGTGAAGTGACCGGCGCCGGCACCCTGGCCGCGGCCGAAGCGCGCGAAGGCCAGCCGGCCACCACCTTGCGCTTCCGCCTGCTCACCACGTCGTCGGACGCCGAGGTGCTGGACCTGTGCAGTTTCCACGCGCAGCGCGAGCAGGTGCAGATCGCGCCCTGGCCGCAAGCGCAGACCGTCGACCCCGTGCCGCCGAACCAGGCGGCGCCGGCCGCGCCCCGCCGCGGCGGCGCCAGCGCCGAGACCCTGCGCGTCTCCGTGGAGAAGGTCGACCAGCTGATCAACCTGATGGGCGAGCTGGTGATCACCCAGGCCATGCTGGCGCAGCGCGCCGGCCGGCTGGAGCGCGCCGCGCGCCAGCAGCTGGGCACGGGCCTCAACGACCTGGAGCGCACCACGCGCCACCTGCAGGAGTCGGTGATGGCGATCCGCATGATCCCGATGTCCGACGTGTTCCACCGCTTCCCGCGCATGCTGCGCGACCTGGCCGCGCGCCTGGACAAGGTGGTGGAGCTGCGCACGATCGGCGAGTCCACCGAGCTGGACAAGGGCATGATCGAGAAGATCACCGACCCGCTGACGCACCTGGTGCGCAACTCGGTGGACCACGGCATCGAGCTGCCCGCGGACCGCATGGCCGCCGGCAAGCCGCCGCACGGCACGCTGACGCTCAGCGCGCGCCACGAAGGCGGCTGCATCCTGATCGAAGTGCAGGACGACGGCCGCGGCCTGGACCGCGAGCGCATCCTGGCCAAGGCGCGGCGCAACGGCATGCTGGTGCCCGACACGGCCAGCGACGCCGAGGTCTGGAACCTGATCTTCGCGCCCGGCTTCTCCACCGCGGAGACCGTGACCGAGGTGTCCGGCCGCGGCGTCGGAATGGACGTCGTCCGGCGCAACATCCTGGCGCTGGGCGGCACCGTCGAACTGGATTCGAAGACCGGCCATGGCACCACGGTGCGCGTGCGCCTGCCGCTGACCCTCGCCATCATGGACGGCATCTCGGTGTCGGTGGCCGGCGAGCTTTACCTGCTGCCGCTGGCGAGCGTCATCGAATCCTTCCAGGCCCAGCCCGGCGCCATCCACACGATGCCGCCCGCGCAGCGCGTGGTCAAGGTGCGTGGCGAATTCCTGCCGGTGATCTCGCTGGCCGACGCGGTAGGCGCCGGTGCGCCCGAGAGCGCAGCCACGCCCATGCTGGTGCTGGTGCAGGCCGACGGCCGCCGCATCGCGCTGGAAGTGGGCGCGCTGGTGGGCCAGCAGCAGGTGGTGGTGAAGAACCTGGAAGCCAACTGCGGGCGCGTCAACGGCATTTCCGGCGCCACCATCCTGGGCGACGGCAGCGTCGCGCTGATCGTGGACGTGGCGGCGCTGGTGCGCGGCACGCCGCCGGCCTCAAGTTCCGCCGCCGGCGGCCGACAAGACGGTATCGCCCCGGCCCCCGCGGCCGGACCCGAGACCGCTTGTTCCACCTGA
- a CDS encoding chemotaxis protein CheW has product MEMMTEGAHIARHEAGRVPAAPRAGEYLTYRVGGEEYGVDIQTVQEIRSYEQPTRVPGAASFVKGVVNLRGVIVPIVDLRLRLDCAEAEYTPFTVVIVLAARERVVGVVVDSVSDVMDLPEASVMPPPELADSPASDFITGIAGVGDRMLMLVDMNRLLGTTLGEIPEVQ; this is encoded by the coding sequence ATGGAAATGATGACCGAAGGCGCGCACATCGCGCGCCACGAAGCCGGACGCGTGCCGGCCGCGCCGCGCGCCGGCGAATACCTCACCTACCGCGTTGGGGGCGAGGAATACGGGGTCGACATCCAGACCGTCCAGGAGATCCGCTCCTACGAGCAGCCCACGCGCGTGCCGGGCGCCGCGTCCTTCGTCAAGGGCGTCGTCAACCTGCGCGGCGTGATCGTCCCCATCGTGGACCTGCGCCTGCGCCTGGATTGCGCGGAGGCCGAGTACACGCCCTTCACCGTCGTCATCGTGCTGGCCGCACGCGAGCGCGTCGTCGGCGTGGTGGTCGACTCGGTCTCCGACGTGATGGACCTGCCGGAAGCGTCCGTCATGCCGCCGCCGGAGCTGGCCGACAGCCCGGCCTCCGACTTCATCACGGGCATCGCCGGCGTCGGCGATCGCATGCTGATGCTGGTCGACATGAACCGCCTGCTGGGCACGACACTGGGCGAGATCCCGGAGGTCCAGTGA
- a CDS encoding CheR family methyltransferase — translation MDAFVATRPGALAVPREIPFEAADFERVRSLIRAKAGIDLHPGKQNLVYGRLARRLREHGHASFRSYLDALQSDSGPEWQAFINCLTTNLTAFFREAHHFETLAQALPKLAGPVRIWSCAASTGEEPYSIAMTALEALGASAQVRIDASDIDTQVLETARAGVYPLESAMALGDARLRRFFLKGRGVHAGKARVSAELQKLVSFRPFNLLATQWERGVYDAVFCRNVMIYFDRPTQRQVLARLHAALKPGGLLFAGHAENFTDQRDLFELAGKTVYRRAG, via the coding sequence ATGGACGCCTTCGTCGCGACGCGCCCGGGCGCGCTCGCCGTGCCGCGCGAGATTCCCTTCGAGGCGGCGGACTTCGAGCGCGTCCGCTCGCTGATCCGCGCCAAGGCCGGCATCGACCTGCACCCGGGCAAGCAGAACCTGGTGTACGGGCGGCTGGCGCGGCGCCTGCGCGAGCACGGCCACGCCAGCTTCCGCAGCTACCTGGACGCCTTGCAGTCCGACAGCGGGCCCGAGTGGCAGGCCTTCATCAACTGCCTCACCACCAACCTCACGGCCTTCTTCCGCGAGGCGCACCACTTCGAGACGCTGGCGCAGGCGCTGCCCAAGCTGGCCGGCCCGGTGCGCATCTGGTCCTGCGCGGCCAGTACCGGCGAGGAGCCGTACAGCATCGCGATGACCGCGCTGGAAGCCCTGGGCGCGAGCGCGCAGGTGCGCATCGACGCCAGCGACATCGACACGCAGGTGCTGGAGACGGCGCGCGCGGGCGTCTACCCGCTGGAATCGGCGATGGCGCTGGGCGATGCACGGCTGCGCCGCTTCTTCCTGAAGGGCCGCGGCGTCCATGCCGGCAAGGCGCGCGTCAGCGCGGAGCTGCAGAAGCTGGTGAGCTTCCGCCCGTTCAACCTGCTGGCTACGCAGTGGGAGCGCGGCGTCTACGACGCGGTGTTCTGCCGCAACGTGATGATCTACTTCGACCGGCCGACGCAGCGCCAGGTGCTCGCGCGGCTGCACGCCGCGCTGAAGCCGGGCGGCCTGCTGTTCGCCGGCCACGCCGAGAACTTCACCGACCAGCGCGACTTGTTCGAGCTGGCCGGCAAGACGGTGTATCGCCGTGCGGGCTGA
- the cheD gene encoding chemoreceptor glutamine deamidase CheD, whose translation MRADKMPLAPPPGALDALRARARREHEAGIFFTDPHFGRAAVKVLPGEYYVHDQDVVVTTTLGSCVSACLHDAGAGVGGLNHFMLPDAGDLAAGARYGAFAMELLVNELVRRGARRGCLEAKIFGGGSVMKSLASTFIGEKNVAFVREFLATEGIPLRGSDVLDVVPRRICLFPRSGIVMCRRLPAAAGAAFAVQEARYRTELGRAPAGAVELFK comes from the coding sequence GTGCGGGCTGACAAGATGCCGCTGGCGCCGCCGCCCGGCGCGCTGGACGCGCTGCGCGCCCGTGCCCGGCGCGAGCACGAGGCCGGCATCTTCTTCACCGACCCGCACTTCGGCCGCGCCGCGGTGAAGGTGCTGCCCGGCGAGTACTACGTGCACGACCAGGACGTGGTCGTGACGACGACGCTGGGTTCCTGCGTCTCGGCCTGCCTGCACGACGCCGGCGCCGGTGTCGGCGGCCTCAACCACTTCATGCTGCCGGATGCCGGCGACCTGGCCGCCGGCGCGCGCTACGGCGCCTTCGCGATGGAGCTGCTGGTGAACGAGCTGGTCCGGCGCGGCGCCCGCCGCGGCTGCCTGGAAGCCAAGATCTTCGGCGGCGGCTCGGTGATGAAGAGCCTGGCCAGCACCTTCATCGGCGAGAAGAACGTGGCCTTCGTGCGCGAGTTCCTCGCCACCGAAGGCATTCCCTTGCGCGGCAGCGACGTGCTGGACGTCGTGCCGCGCCGCATCTGCCTCTTTCCCCGCAGCGGCATCGTCATGTGCCGCCGCCTGCCGGCCGCGGCCGGCGCGGCGTTCGCGGTGCAGGAGGCGCGTTATCGCACCGAGCTGGGCCGCGCGCCGGCCGGGGCCGTGGAGCTGTTCAAATGA
- a CDS encoding protein-glutamate methylesterase/protein-glutamine glutaminase, with amino-acid sequence MTIRVVVVDDSALVRAVLTDIINRSPGLQVVGAAADPYEAREMIRELDPDVITLDVEMPRMDGLAFLERIMRLRPLPVVMVSTLTERGAATTLRALELGAVDFVAKPTLDVRTGLDQLAREIADKLRAAAQAKVKRKVVVPPAAPEPVQKSAPMTLPSQQLVAIGASTGGTEAIREILTHLPAGVPGIVITQHMPPGFTASFAARLDALCRVRVKEAIDGEVIRYGHAYVAPGGSHLTVERSSNGFVTRVAAGEPVNRHMPSVEVLFGSVARCAGARATGIMLSGMGSDGATAMREMRDRGAYNLVQDEASCVVFGMPREAIAAGAADEVVALPDIARRLVARLAALRRPLPQAA; translated from the coding sequence ATGACCATCCGTGTCGTCGTGGTGGACGATTCGGCGCTCGTGCGCGCCGTCCTCACCGACATCATCAACCGCAGCCCCGGGCTGCAGGTGGTCGGCGCTGCCGCCGACCCTTACGAAGCGCGCGAGATGATCCGCGAGCTGGACCCCGACGTCATCACGCTGGACGTGGAGATGCCGCGCATGGACGGCCTGGCCTTCCTCGAACGCATCATGCGGCTGCGGCCGCTGCCGGTGGTGATGGTGTCCACGCTCACCGAGCGCGGCGCGGCGACGACCTTGCGCGCGCTGGAGCTGGGCGCGGTCGACTTCGTCGCCAAGCCCACGCTGGACGTGCGCACGGGCCTCGACCAGCTGGCGCGCGAGATCGCCGACAAGCTGCGCGCCGCCGCCCAGGCCAAGGTGAAGCGCAAGGTCGTGGTGCCGCCGGCGGCGCCGGAGCCGGTGCAGAAAAGCGCGCCCATGACCTTGCCCAGCCAGCAGCTGGTGGCCATCGGCGCCTCCACCGGCGGCACCGAGGCGATCCGCGAGATCCTCACGCACCTGCCGGCCGGCGTGCCGGGCATCGTCATCACGCAGCACATGCCGCCCGGCTTCACGGCCAGCTTCGCGGCGCGGCTGGATGCGCTGTGCCGCGTGCGGGTGAAGGAAGCCATCGATGGCGAAGTGATCCGCTACGGCCACGCGTATGTCGCGCCGGGCGGTTCGCACCTGACGGTGGAGCGCAGCAGCAACGGCTTCGTCACGCGGGTGGCGGCCGGCGAGCCGGTGAACCGCCACATGCCCTCGGTGGAAGTGCTGTTCGGCTCGGTGGCGCGCTGCGCCGGTGCGCGGGCGACCGGCATCATGCTGTCCGGCATGGGCTCGGACGGCGCGACGGCGATGCGCGAGATGCGTGACCGCGGCGCCTACAACCTGGTCCAGGACGAGGCCAGCTGCGTGGTGTTCGGGATGCCGCGCGAGGCGATCGCGGCGGGGGCGGCGGATGAAGTGGTGGCCTTGCCGGACATCGCGCGCCGGCTCGTCGCGCGGCTGGCGGCCTTGCGGCGGCCGCTGCCGCAGGCGGCTTGA
- the fliR gene encoding flagellar biosynthetic protein FliR, translating to MVTFSQYQLDTWLAGLLLPFLRVLALFSAAPLLSHRSLPVRARVALSLAIAVVVAPFAGVPPGLPLASMAGLGLVAQQVLVGLALGFAARLLFTVFEVAGEFIGLQMGFSFAGFFDPHGGTESAVGSWLHTLAMLLFLSLDGHLLLIDTLVGTFRTIPISDQPFAVLGSLRLDLLAGEVFRLALTLALPATMLMLFVNLVLGFTSRVAPQLNLFAVGFPVTLLVGLVALAIGAQHLTEPLTEALKVFLGPWR from the coding sequence ATGGTCACCTTCAGCCAGTACCAGCTCGATACCTGGCTGGCCGGCCTGCTGCTGCCCTTCCTGCGGGTGCTGGCGCTGTTCTCCGCGGCGCCATTGCTGTCGCACCGCAGCTTGCCGGTGCGCGCGCGCGTCGCGCTGTCGCTGGCCATCGCCGTGGTTGTCGCACCTTTCGCCGGCGTGCCACCGGGACTGCCGCTCGCCTCGATGGCGGGGCTGGGCCTGGTGGCGCAGCAGGTGCTGGTGGGGCTGGCGCTGGGATTCGCGGCACGGCTGCTGTTCACCGTGTTCGAGGTGGCCGGCGAATTCATCGGCCTGCAGATGGGCTTCTCCTTCGCCGGCTTCTTCGACCCGCACGGCGGCACCGAATCGGCGGTGGGCAGCTGGCTGCACACGCTGGCGATGCTGCTGTTCCTGTCGCTCGACGGCCACCTGCTGCTGATCGACACGCTGGTCGGAACCTTCCGCACCATCCCGATCAGCGACCAGCCCTTCGCGGTGCTGGGGAGCTTGCGCCTGGACCTGCTGGCCGGCGAGGTGTTCCGGCTGGCGCTGACCCTGGCGCTGCCGGCGACGATGCTGATGCTGTTCGTGAACCTCGTGCTCGGGTTCACCTCGCGGGTGGCGCCGCAGTTGAACCTGTTCGCGGTGGGTTTTCCGGTGACCTTGCTGGTGGGGCTCGTCGCGCTGGCGATCGGCGCGCAGCACCTGACCGAGCCCTTGACCGAGGCGCTGAAGGTGTTCCTCGGTCCGTGGCGCTAG
- the fliQ gene encoding flagellar biosynthesis protein FliQ — translation MTPESVLAYGRNAMEMLVTLCAPVLLVALVVGLAVSLFQAVTQINESTLSFLPKLLAVLATLAIAGPWMLTMLVDWIRQVITSIPSAIG, via the coding sequence ATGACGCCCGAATCCGTCCTTGCCTACGGGCGCAACGCGATGGAAATGCTGGTGACGCTGTGCGCGCCGGTGCTGCTGGTGGCGCTGGTCGTCGGCCTGGCCGTGAGCCTGTTCCAGGCCGTCACGCAGATCAACGAATCCACGCTGTCCTTCCTGCCCAAGCTGCTGGCCGTGCTGGCGACCTTGGCAATCGCCGGTCCGTGGATGCTGACGATGCTGGTGGACTGGATCCGCCAGGTCATCACGTCCATCCCTTCCGCTATCGGCTAG
- the fliP gene encoding flagellar type III secretion system pore protein FliP (The bacterial flagellar biogenesis protein FliP forms a type III secretion system (T3SS)-type pore required for flagellar assembly.) — MKRILFAPALLLAGGAAWAQTTPLGFVAQTSGNTTTYSVPIQTLLVFAALSFLPAVLLLMTSFTRLIIVLSLLRQALGLQTTPPNQVLVGLSLFLTFFIMGPTFEKVYDEAYKPYNEQKIQFEEALSRGGAPLKAFMLKQTRAGDLALFNRIAAQPAAAKPADTPLRILVPAFVTSELKTAFQIGFMVFIPFIVIDLIVASVLMSMGMMMLSPVLIALPFKLMLFVLADGWNLLLGSLVGSFGMGT; from the coding sequence ATGAAGCGCATCCTGTTCGCGCCGGCCCTGTTGCTGGCGGGTGGCGCCGCCTGGGCGCAGACGACGCCGCTGGGCTTCGTCGCGCAGACCAGTGGCAACACGACGACCTACTCGGTGCCGATCCAGACCCTGCTGGTCTTCGCGGCGCTGTCCTTCCTGCCGGCGGTGCTGCTGCTCATGACCAGCTTCACCCGGCTGATCATCGTGCTGAGCCTGCTGCGCCAGGCGCTGGGCCTGCAGACCACGCCGCCCAACCAGGTGCTGGTGGGGCTGTCGCTGTTCCTCACCTTCTTCATCATGGGGCCGACTTTCGAGAAGGTCTATGACGAGGCGTACAAGCCGTACAACGAGCAGAAGATCCAGTTCGAGGAAGCGCTCTCGCGCGGTGGCGCGCCGCTGAAGGCCTTCATGCTGAAGCAGACGCGCGCCGGCGACCTTGCCCTGTTCAACCGCATCGCGGCGCAGCCCGCGGCGGCCAAGCCGGCCGACACGCCGCTGCGCATCCTGGTGCCGGCCTTCGTCACCAGCGAGTTGAAGACGGCCTTCCAGATCGGCTTCATGGTCTTCATTCCCTTCATCGTCATCGACCTGATCGTGGCGAGCGTGCTGATGTCCATGGGCATGATGATGCTGTCGCCGGTGCTGATCGCGCTGCCCTTCAAGCTGATGCTGTTCGTGCTGGCGGACGGCTGGAACCTGCTGCTCGGCTCGCTGGTCGGCAGCTTCGGAATGGGAACATGA
- the fliO gene encoding flagellar biosynthetic protein FliO, with protein MASTAWSVLMLFVVLALIPLVLWALKKVQTFRPGGSARVLELAAQLPLGARERVVLVRLNERLLVLGVTPQQVTLLAEDSAASLPQGGGKAVPPAFGKLLRNVVAGYTGGKAQ; from the coding sequence ATGGCTTCGACCGCCTGGTCCGTGCTGATGCTGTTCGTGGTGCTGGCGCTGATCCCGCTGGTGCTGTGGGCGCTGAAGAAGGTGCAGACCTTCCGCCCCGGCGGCAGCGCGCGCGTGCTCGAACTGGCGGCGCAACTGCCGCTGGGCGCGCGCGAGCGCGTGGTGCTGGTGCGCCTGAACGAGCGCTTGCTGGTGCTGGGCGTGACGCCGCAGCAGGTCACGCTGCTGGCCGAGGACAGCGCAGCCTCGCTGCCGCAGGGCGGCGGCAAGGCCGTGCCGCCCGCCTTCGGCAAGCTGCTGCGCAACGTGGTGGCCGGCTACACCGGCGGCAAGGCGCAGTGA